The Streptococcus pantholopis genome has a segment encoding these proteins:
- the rpsR gene encoding 30S ribosomal protein S18, giving the protein MAQQRRGGFKRRKKVDYIAANKIEYVDYKDTELLSRFVSERGKILPRRVTGTSAKNQRKVTTAIKRARVMALMPFVNED; this is encoded by the coding sequence ATGGCTCAACAACGCCGCGGCGGTTTTAAACGCCGTAAAAAAGTTGATTACATCGCAGCTAACAAAATTGAATACGTTGATTATAAAGATACTGAATTACTCAGCCGCTTTGTTTCAGAGCGCGGTAAAATTCTTCCGCGCCGGGTAACAGGCACATCAGCTAAGAATCAGCGTAAAGTCACTACAGCTATCAAACGTGCACGTGTTATGGCTTTGATGCCTTTTGTCAATGAAGACTAA
- a CDS encoding DUF1129 domain-containing protein: protein MDQEILSQLTRKNQEFIRIAMRQLTEDGKTETETQAILKEVLPEILENQKNGIPARSFLGSPTVWASAFSPEKRSSGSTAADQQEKNTNPWLMWLDTSLLFLGIVALLNGILMLFNSNTAATGLFSLITLGFGAGAVMYATYHFLYRHMGKEKSQRPGRLKTFFILGAAMLAFVLIYSATALLPASLNPQLPWYALVVLGGVSLAVRFYLKRKYNILNALTAQQERP from the coding sequence ATGGATCAAGAAATACTATCACAATTGACCAGAAAAAACCAAGAATTTATCCGCATTGCTATGCGCCAGCTTACGGAAGATGGCAAAACAGAAACTGAAACCCAAGCCATTCTTAAAGAAGTTCTGCCGGAAATACTGGAAAATCAGAAAAATGGTATCCCGGCTCGCTCTTTCCTCGGTTCGCCGACAGTCTGGGCTTCTGCCTTTTCCCCTGAAAAAAGGAGCTCCGGCAGCACTGCAGCAGACCAGCAAGAAAAAAATACCAATCCATGGCTGATGTGGCTAGATACATCCCTGCTTTTTCTGGGAATCGTGGCACTGCTTAATGGTATCCTTATGCTCTTCAACAGCAATACGGCAGCTACAGGCCTCTTTTCACTGATAACACTGGGATTCGGAGCCGGCGCTGTTATGTACGCCACCTACCACTTTCTTTACCGGCATATGGGCAAAGAAAAGAGCCAGCGCCCGGGACGGCTCAAAACCTTCTTTATCTTGGGCGCTGCTATGCTGGCCTTTGTGCTTATTTATTCTGCCACCGCCCTCCTGCCGGCCAGTCTCAACCCACAGCTCCCTTGGTATGCTTTAGTTGTTCTTGGAGGCGTATCACTTGCTGTACGCTTCTATCTTAAACGAAAATATAATATTTTAAACGCCTTAACCGCCCAGCAAGAACGGCCTTAA
- a CDS encoding magnesium transporter CorA family protein, which yields MKQMFLSTALEFKEIESFEPGAWINLVNPSQEESSQLAEQFHIDISDLRAPLDVEETSRISVEDNYTIIIVDVPTYEERNNKSYYVTIPLGIIVTKNAVITTCLEELTLFDHFYNRRVRNFYTFMKTRFVFQLLYRNAELYLAALRTIDRQSDKIEAQLEGATRNEQLIDMMELEKSIVYLKASLKFNERIVKKLSSSTSSLKKYIEDEDLLEDTLIETQQAIEMAGIYENVLNAMTETTASIINNNQNTIMKTLALMTMALDIPTVIFSAYGMNFKNNWLPLNGLEHAFWYIVLIASIMSAIVVVYFIRKKWF from the coding sequence ATGAAGCAAATGTTTCTTTCAACAGCATTGGAATTCAAAGAAATTGAAAGTTTCGAGCCGGGTGCTTGGATTAATCTGGTCAACCCCTCCCAGGAAGAGTCAAGTCAGCTGGCTGAACAGTTCCACATTGACATCTCTGATTTACGGGCTCCGCTTGACGTAGAAGAGACCTCCCGTATTTCTGTCGAAGACAATTATACCATTATTATTGTTGACGTCCCAACCTATGAAGAGCGCAATAATAAGAGCTACTATGTTACGATTCCTTTAGGTATCATTGTAACCAAAAACGCTGTTATTACGACCTGTTTGGAAGAACTGACACTCTTTGATCATTTTTACAACCGACGGGTGCGCAACTTCTATACTTTTATGAAGACCCGTTTTGTCTTTCAACTCCTATACCGCAACGCCGAACTCTATCTGGCAGCCCTGCGGACGATTGACAGGCAAAGCGATAAAATTGAGGCTCAGCTGGAAGGTGCGACTCGGAACGAACAGCTGATTGATATGATGGAACTGGAGAAATCTATTGTCTATTTAAAGGCTTCGCTTAAATTTAACGAGCGTATCGTCAAAAAACTCTCCAGCAGTACCAGCAGCCTCAAAAAATATATCGAAGACGAAGACCTTCTGGAAGATACTTTGATCGAAACACAGCAGGCGATTGAGATGGCAGGGATTTATGAAAATGTCTTAAATGCCATGACTGAAACCACTGCTTCAATTATCAATAATAACCAGAATACCATTATGAAAACGCTGGCTCTGATGACAATGGCGCTGGATATTCCTACAGTTATCTTTTCCGCCTACGGCATGAACTTTAAAAACAATTGGCTGCCTTTAAACGGTTTGGAACACGCATTTTGGTATATCGTTTTAATCGCTTCAATAATGAGCGCTATCGTTGTTGTCTATTTCATCAGAAAAAAATGGTTTTAA